In Citrus sinensis cultivar Valencia sweet orange chromosome 4, DVS_A1.0, whole genome shotgun sequence, one DNA window encodes the following:
- the LOC102631490 gene encoding transcription factor MYB60 — protein MGRPPCCDKVGIKKGPWTPEEDIILVSYIQEHGPGNWRSVPTNTGLLRCSKSCRLRWTNYLRPGIKRGNFTPHEEGMIIHLQALLGNKWAAIASYLPQRTDNDIKNYWNTHLKKKLKKFQSAALEPHMPQDSSATSNNTHPFSKTGNSFSNERRSLDFSNQAASNNNLRLHQQGSSYASSTENISRLLEGWMRSSPKTSSNSSSALLIKGNGNIFDNRSIENSIGTYRPKEEQEGGGSGGGGGGGDLISNEEFISILSFEQNLNNVTWDKASTGDSSAKGSSTQDSANNEDQSTKVNNNNNDNNDIIANAEKKQRSDQNIHNPPLSFLEKWLLDESTGQVEEINQIMELSDSMF, from the exons ATGGGAAGACCTCCTTGCTGTGATAAAGTTGGAATCAAGAAAGGTCCATGGACCCCTGAAGAAGACATCATTTTAGTTTCTTATATCCAAGAACATGGTCCAGGAAACTGGAGATCAGTGCCCACGAACACAG GGTTGTTAAGGTGTAGCAAAAGTTGCAGGCTTAGATGGACTAACTACCTCAGACCAGGCATCAAGAGAGGCAATTTCACTCCTCATGAAGAAGGGATGATCATTCATTTGCAAGCTTTATTGGGTAACAA GTGGGCAGCAATAGCTTCATATCTGCCACAAAGAACAGATAATGATATAAAGAACTACTGGAACACGCATCTGAAGAAGAAGCTCAAGAAGTTTCAATCAGCAGCTTTGGAACCCCATATGCCTCAAGACTCATCAGCTACCAGTAATAATACTCACCCGTTTTCGAAGACAGGCAACAGCTTCAGTAATGAAAGAAGGAGCTTAGATTTTTCCAACCAAGCCGCCTCAAATAATAATCTCAGGCTACACCAACAAGGCAGCTCCTATGCTTCGAGCACAGAGAACATTTCCCGTCTGCTCGAAGGCTGGATGAGATCATCACCAAAGACTAGTAGTAATAGTTCCAGCGCACTTCTGATCAAAGGAAATGGAAATATTTTTGACAATAGAAGCATTGAGAATTCGATTGGTACTTACAGGCCGAAAGAGGAGCAAGAGGGTGGCGGTAGTGGGGGTGGTGGGGGTGGgggtgatttgatttcaaatgaagaatttatatcaattttgTCATTTGAGCAGAATTTGAACAATGTGACATGGGACAAGGCCAGTACTGGTGACTCAAGTGCAAAGGGCAGTAGTACTCAAGACTCTGCAAATAATGAAGATCAGAGTactaaagttaataataataataatgataacaatGATATCATAGCAAATGCTGAGAAGAAGCAAAGATCTGATCAGAACATCCATAATCCTCCATTATCATTTCTTGAGAAGTGGCTCTTGGATGAATCAACTGGTCAAGTTGAGGAGATTAATCAGATTATGGAATTATCTGATTCAATGTTCTGA
- the LOC102610609 gene encoding presenilin-like protein At1g08700 isoform X2 has translation MESSILDSIGSEIIGVMTPVSLCMLLVVLLVYSLSPSEQSLSGASDPFRTAANLVYLERPDDSSTQKLEGAVLNALVFVILIAIVTFLLVLLYYYNFTNFLKNYVRFSAFFVLGTMGGSIFLSIIQQFSIPVDAFTCFVLLFNFTIVGVLSLFSGGIPILLRQAYMVCMGIIMAAWFTKLPEWTTWALLLALALYDLFAVLAPGGPLKLLVELASSRDEELPALVYEARPTVSENERNRRSGLRFLLGGVSDSGSVELQVVSRDNADGRENHGDPEYSAVNVGTFGNEMHERSSDEVERLPLVGHLRDGFSSSGSSSDRSTSVNRENEIVMEEEMSPLVDMSLLGNNRQRASDSLENSLITDRGIRLGLGDFIFYSVLVGRAAMYDLMTVYACYLAIISGLGCTLILLSVCRRALPALPISITLGVLFYFLTRLLMEPFVVGTTTNLLMF, from the exons ATGGAGTCGAGCATTTTAGATAGCATCGGAAGCGAGATCATCGGCGTGATGACGCCAGTCTCCCTCTGCATGCTCCTTGTGGTTCTCTTAGTCTACTCTCTTTCCCCATCGGAGCAGTCCTTGTCCGGTGCCTCCGATCCATTCCGGACCGCCGCCAATCTCGTGTACCTCGAACGCCCCGACGACTCCTCCACCCAGAAGCTCGAGGGCGCCGTCCTCAACGCCCTTGTCTTCGTCATCCTCATCGCCATCGTCACTTTCCTCCTCGTCCTCCTTTATTACTATAACTTCACCAACTTCTTGAAGAATTACGTGCGCTTCTCCGCCTTTTTCGTCTTAG GTACAATGGGAGGTTCGATCTTTTTGTCGATCATTCAGCAATTCTCTATACCTGTCGATGCATTTACATGCTTTGTACTGCTTTTTAACTTCACTATTGTGGGTGTGTTGTCTCTGTTTTCGGGTGGGATACCGATTCTGTTGAGGCAAGCGTATATGGTGTGCATGGGAATCATTATGGCAGCCTGGTTTACAAAGCTGCCTGAGTGGACTACGTGGGCCTTGCTACTGGCATTGGCTTTATATGATCTGTTTGCAGTTTTGGCGCCTGGTGGGCCCCTTAAGTTGTTGGTGGAGTTGGCCTCTAGTCGAGATGAGGAACTTCCTGCTTTGGTGTATGAAGCTCGGCCAACGGTTtcagaaaatgagagaaacCGAAGATCAGGCTTGAGGTTTTTGCTTGGCGGAGTTTCTGATTCTGGGTCAGTGGAGTTGCAGGTTGTGTCTAGAGATAATGCGGATGGAAGAGAAAATCATGGGGATCCTGAGTATTCTGCTGTAAATGTTGGTACTTTTGGAAATGAGATGCATGAAAGAAGCAGTGATGAAGTTGAGAGGTTGCCATTGGTTGGTCATTTGAGGGATGGATTTTCGTCTAGTGGTTCATCATCTGATCGTTCAACATCTGTTAATAGGGAGAATGAGATTGTTATGGAGGAGGAGATGTCACCTCTTGTTGATATGAGCTTATTGGGGAATAATAGACAGCGGGCCAGCGATAGTTTGGAGAACAGTTTGATAACGGATAGGGGTATTAGACTTGGTCTTGGAGACTTCATTTTCTATAGTGTTCTCGTGGGTAGGGCAGCTATGTATGATTTGATGACAGTATATGCTTGTTACCTTGCGATTATATCTGGACTTGGGTGCACTCTTATTTTGTTGTCTGTGTGCCGTCGAGCTCTACCCGCCCTCCCAATTTCTATTACATTGGGCGTCCTATTTTACTTCTTGACTCGGCTGTTAATGGAACCTTTTGTTGTAGGAACAACAACAAACCTTTTGATGTTTTGA
- the LOC102610609 gene encoding presenilin-like protein At1g08700 isoform X1, which translates to MESSILDSIGSEIIGVMTPVSLCMLLVVLLVYSLSPSEQSLSGASDPFRTAANLVYLERPDDSSTQKLEGAVLNALVFVILIAIVTFLLVLLYYYNFTNFLKNYVRFSAFFVLVDFAHAEVLLCSWLGTMGGSIFLSIIQQFSIPVDAFTCFVLLFNFTIVGVLSLFSGGIPILLRQAYMVCMGIIMAAWFTKLPEWTTWALLLALALYDLFAVLAPGGPLKLLVELASSRDEELPALVYEARPTVSENERNRRSGLRFLLGGVSDSGSVELQVVSRDNADGRENHGDPEYSAVNVGTFGNEMHERSSDEVERLPLVGHLRDGFSSSGSSSDRSTSVNRENEIVMEEEMSPLVDMSLLGNNRQRASDSLENSLITDRGIRLGLGDFIFYSVLVGRAAMYDLMTVYACYLAIISGLGCTLILLSVCRRALPALPISITLGVLFYFLTRLLMEPFVVGTTTNLLMF; encoded by the exons ATGGAGTCGAGCATTTTAGATAGCATCGGAAGCGAGATCATCGGCGTGATGACGCCAGTCTCCCTCTGCATGCTCCTTGTGGTTCTCTTAGTCTACTCTCTTTCCCCATCGGAGCAGTCCTTGTCCGGTGCCTCCGATCCATTCCGGACCGCCGCCAATCTCGTGTACCTCGAACGCCCCGACGACTCCTCCACCCAGAAGCTCGAGGGCGCCGTCCTCAACGCCCTTGTCTTCGTCATCCTCATCGCCATCGTCACTTTCCTCCTCGTCCTCCTTTATTACTATAACTTCACCAACTTCTTGAAGAATTACGTGCGCTTCTCCGCCTTTTTCGTCTTAG tgGATTTTGCTCATGCGGAGGTGTTACTGTGTTCTTGGCTAGGTACAATGGGAGGTTCGATCTTTTTGTCGATCATTCAGCAATTCTCTATACCTGTCGATGCATTTACATGCTTTGTACTGCTTTTTAACTTCACTATTGTGGGTGTGTTGTCTCTGTTTTCGGGTGGGATACCGATTCTGTTGAGGCAAGCGTATATGGTGTGCATGGGAATCATTATGGCAGCCTGGTTTACAAAGCTGCCTGAGTGGACTACGTGGGCCTTGCTACTGGCATTGGCTTTATATGATCTGTTTGCAGTTTTGGCGCCTGGTGGGCCCCTTAAGTTGTTGGTGGAGTTGGCCTCTAGTCGAGATGAGGAACTTCCTGCTTTGGTGTATGAAGCTCGGCCAACGGTTtcagaaaatgagagaaacCGAAGATCAGGCTTGAGGTTTTTGCTTGGCGGAGTTTCTGATTCTGGGTCAGTGGAGTTGCAGGTTGTGTCTAGAGATAATGCGGATGGAAGAGAAAATCATGGGGATCCTGAGTATTCTGCTGTAAATGTTGGTACTTTTGGAAATGAGATGCATGAAAGAAGCAGTGATGAAGTTGAGAGGTTGCCATTGGTTGGTCATTTGAGGGATGGATTTTCGTCTAGTGGTTCATCATCTGATCGTTCAACATCTGTTAATAGGGAGAATGAGATTGTTATGGAGGAGGAGATGTCACCTCTTGTTGATATGAGCTTATTGGGGAATAATAGACAGCGGGCCAGCGATAGTTTGGAGAACAGTTTGATAACGGATAGGGGTATTAGACTTGGTCTTGGAGACTTCATTTTCTATAGTGTTCTCGTGGGTAGGGCAGCTATGTATGATTTGATGACAGTATATGCTTGTTACCTTGCGATTATATCTGGACTTGGGTGCACTCTTATTTTGTTGTCTGTGTGCCGTCGAGCTCTACCCGCCCTCCCAATTTCTATTACATTGGGCGTCCTATTTTACTTCTTGACTCGGCTGTTAATGGAACCTTTTGTTGTAGGAACAACAACAAACCTTTTGATGTTTTGA
- the LOC102610920 gene encoding F-box protein SKIP24 codes for MLANALPDELVRKILESGVQNRSFTYKDLCCLSIACRRLHRLSAEDSLWSHLLSSDFPNNSSHSSSSSSASSIKAVYRTRFEKDRERKLAAHRRAVLRKECQVAENLRKVREIECKLRDEADKLKFTSAELSNLRRARQASVALNVWQPEVVRGRQKQIVEQSVVPAESRLHALEMELRLCQQQIAGFEKAYREQRQRLDKAKKELNVMKYHPLREYNLTSSEDNERNKKSKKSKTCNYFTGDGFSEVSQNSKKIKNCSFNN; via the exons ATGTTAGCTAATGCTCTACCCGACGAGCTCGTCCGGAAAATTCTGGAATCCGGAGTTCAAAACCGCAGTTTCACCTATAAGGATTTGTGCTGCCTCTCGATCGCCTGTAGGCGCCTCCACCGATTGTCCGCAGAAGACTCCCTCTGGTCCCACTTACTCTCCTCCGATTTCCCGAACAATTCCTCccattcatcatcatcatcatcggcGTCGTCAATCAAAGCCGTCTATCGAACTAGATTTGAGAAGGACAGGGAGAGGAAACTAGCGGCGCATAGAAGGGCTGTGCTGAGGAAAGAGTGTCAAGTGGCCGAGAATTTGAGGAAGGTTCGAGAAATTGAATGTAAGTTGCGAGACGAGGCcgataaattgaaatttacatCTGCCGAGCTTTCGAATTTACGCAGAGCCAG GCAAGCTTCTGTGGCGTTGAATGTGTGGCAGCCAGAAGTTGTTAGGGGTAGACAGAAACAAATAGTTGAGCAAAGTGTTGTTCCTGCTGAATCTAGATTGCATGCACTCGAGATGGAACTTAGGCTTTGCCAGCAACAAATTGCAGGTTTTGAAAAGGCATAT AGGGAGCAGAGGCAAAGGCTTGACAAGGCAAAGAAAGAGTTGAATGTCATGAAATATCATCCTTTACGAGAGTATAACTTGACTAGTAGTGAGGACAATGAACGCAACAAAAAGAGCAAGAAATCGAAAACGTGCAATTATT TTACTGGAGATGGATTTTCGGAGGTCAGTCAGAACtcgaagaaaataaagaattgcAGTTTCAACAACTGA
- the LOC102610302 gene encoding GDSL esterase/lipase At5g33370-like: protein MAAASLNFSTWIVLGLVFALIVAPQAEARAFFVFGDSLVDVGNNNYLATIARADAPPYGIDYPTHRPTGRFSNGLNIPDIISEQIGQPESPLPYLSPELTGERLLNGANFASAGIGILNDTGIQFLNIIRLFRQLHCFEEYQHRVSALIGLQNTKQLVNKALVLITVGGNDFVNNYYLVPFSARSRQYPLPEYVKYLISEYKKQLKRLYELGARRVLVTGTGPLGCVPAELAMRGTDGGCSAELQRAAALYNPQLVQMLQELNREIGETIFIGANTQQMHMDFVSDPQAYGFVTSKIACCGQGPYNGLGLCTALSNLCPNRDLYAFWDPFHPSEKANRIIVQQIMSGSTKYMNPMNLSTVLALDQSMT from the exons ATGGCCGCTGCTTCATTAAATTTCAGTACTTGGATAGTTTTAGGCCTGGTATTTGCACTGATTGTTGCTCCCCAAGCTGAGGCCAGAGCTTTCTTTGTGTTTGGTGATTCACTTGTTGATGTTGGCAACAACAATTACCTAGCAACAATTGCCCGTGCAGATGCACCTCCCTATGGGATTGATTATCCTACCCACCGTCCCACTGGCCGTTTCTCAAATGGCCTCAACATTCCAGACATTATCA GTGAGCAAATTGGGCAACCAGAATCCCCATTGCCATACTTGAGCCCAGAGCTCACTGGAGAGAGGCTTCTTAATGGTGCCAATTTTGCTTCAGCAGGAATAGGAATTCTCAATGACACTGGAATTCAATTT CTAAACATCATAAGACTGTTCAGGCAACTGCACTGCTTTGAAGAATACCAGCATCGAGTGAGTGCTCTCATTGGACTGCAAAATACAAAACAGCTTGTAAACAAAGCACTTGTTCTCATCACTGTTGGCGGAAACGATTTTGTGAATAACTACTACTTGGTTCCCTTCTCTGCAAGATCGCGCCAATACCCTTTGCCAGAATATGTTAAGTACCTCATCTCAGAATACAAAAAGCAGTTAAAG AGGCTGTACGAACTGGGAGCACGCCGGGTTCTAGTGACGGGCACTGGACCACTGGGTTGCGTTCCAGCAGAGCTGGCCATGCGGGGCACAGACGGGGGATGCTCAGCAGAACTGCAAAGAGCAGCAGCCTTGTACAACCCACAACTCGTTCAAATGCTGCAAGAGTTGAACAGGGAAATAGGTGAAACAATCTTTATTGGTGCAAATACTCAGCAAATGCACATGGATTTCGTCAGTGACCCTCAAGCTTATG GATTTGTAACATCAAAGATAGCATGCTGCGGCCAAGGACCATACAATGGGCTAGGCCTATGCACAGCGTTATCGAATTTGTGCCCTAACCGTGACCTCTACGCATTCTGGGATCCATTTCATCCTtcggaaaaagcaaacaggaTAATCGTTCAACAGATCATGAGTGGCTCTACCAAGTACATGAACCCCATGAATCTTAGCACTGTTCTGGCCTTGGATCAGTCCATGACCTGA